The following coding sequences are from one Epinephelus fuscoguttatus linkage group LG7, E.fuscoguttatus.final_Chr_v1 window:
- the lhfpl5b gene encoding LHFPL tetraspan subfamily member 5b encodes MDLLPAQEAAKIYHTNYVRNSRAIGVMWAVFTICFVIITVVVFIQPYWIGDSVNTPQAGYFGLFHYCIGNALTSELTCKGSVLDFSSIPSPAFRTAMFFVGTSMLLIVGTMVCFSLFFFCNAGNVYKICAWMQLASAALMVMGCMIYPDGWDSPEVKRMCGQRTDKYSLGNCTVRWAYILAIISILDALLLALLSFTLGNRQDKLLPDDFEVEGGGENN; translated from the exons ATGGATCTGCTTCCTGCTCAGGAGGCTGCTAAAATCTACCACACCAACTATGTGAGAAACTCTCGAGCCATCGGAGTGATGTGGGCCGTGTTCACCATCTGCTTCGTCATCATCACCGTGGTGGTCTTCATCCAGCCCTACTGGATCGGAGACAGCGTCAACACCCCTCAGGCCGGATACTTCGGCCTCTTCCACTACTGCATCGGTAACGCGCTCACCTCGGAGCTCACCTGTAAGGGCAGCGTGCTGGACTTCAGCTCCATCCCCTCACCGGCCTTCAGGACCGCCATGTTCTTCGTGGGGACCTCCATGCTGCTGATCGTGGGCACCATGGTCTGCTTCAGCTTGTTCTTCTTCTGCAACGCTGGGAACGTGTACAAGATCTGTGCCTGGATGCAGCTGGCCTCAG CTGCCTTGATGGTGATGGGCTGCATGATCTACCCAGACGGCTGGGACTCTCCAGAGGTGAAGAGGATGTGTGGCCAGAGGACAGATAAGTACAGCCTGGGGAACTGCACAGTGCGCTGGGCCTACATCCTCGCCATCATCAGCATCCTGGACGCCCTGCTCCTGGCACTCCTGTCCTTCACCCTTGGCAACCGGCAGGACAAACTGCTGCCAGATGACTTcgaggtggagggaggaggag AAAACAACTGA